A genomic segment from Leopardus geoffroyi isolate Oge1 chromosome A2, O.geoffroyi_Oge1_pat1.0, whole genome shotgun sequence encodes:
- the GPR108 gene encoding protein GPR108 isoform X3 gives MIREKNPEGFLSAAEIPLFKLYMVMSACFLAAGISWVSLLCRNTYNVFKIHWLMAALAFTKSISLLFHSINYYFINSQGHPLEGLAVMHYITHLLKGALLFITIALIGSGWAFVKYVLSDKEKKIFGIVIPLQVLANVAYIVIESREEGASDYRLWKETLFLVDLICCGAILFPVVWSIRHLQDASGTDGKVAVNLAKLKLFRHYYVMIICYVYFTRIIAILLRVAVPFQWQWLCQLLVEGSTLAFFVLTGYKFQPAGNNPYLQLPQEDEEDVQMEQLMTSSGFREGLSKVNKTASGRELL, from the exons aTGATCCGGGAGAAGAACCCTGAGGGCTTCCTGTCAGCGGCAGAAATTCCCCTTTTCAAGCTGTATATGGTCATGTCTGCCTGCTTCCTGGCTGCTGGCATCTCCTGGGTGTCCCTTCTCTGCAGGAACAC gtaCAACGTCTTCAAGATCCATTGGCTGATGGCAGCCCTGGCTTTCACCAAGAGCATCTCCCTCCTTTTCCACAGT ATCAACTATTACTTCATCAACAGCCAGGGTCACCCCCTCGAAGGCCTCGCTGTCATGCACTACATCACACACCT GCTGAAGGGCGCTCTCCTCTTCATCACCATCGCCTTGATCGGCTCTGGCTGGGCCTTTGTCAAGTACGTCCTgtcagacaaggaaaagaaaatctttgggatCGTGATTCCCCTGCAG GTCCTGGCCAACGTGGCCTACATCGTCATTGAGTCCCGTGAGGAGGGCGCGAGCGACTACAGGCTCTGGAAGGAGACCCTCTTCCTGGTGGACCTCATCTGCTGTGGCGCCATTCTCTTCCCTGTGGTCTG gTCTATCCGGCATCTCCAGGATGCATCAGGCACTGATGGAAAGG TGGCAGTGAACCTGGCCAAGCTGAAGCTGTTTCGGCATTACTATGTCATG ATCATCTGTTACGTCTATTTCACGAGGATCATCGCCATCCTGCTGCGGGTGGCCGTGCCCTTCCAGTGGCAGTGGCTGTGCCAG CTCTTGGTGGAAGGCTCCACTCTGGCCTTCTTCGTGCTCACTGGCTACAAGTTCCAGCCTGCAGGCAACAACCCATACCTGCAGCTGCCCcaggaggacgaggaggacgtGCAAATGGAGCAACT AATGACCAGTTCTGGGTTCCGGGAAGGCCTGTCCAAAGTCAACAAAACAGCCAGCGGGCGGGAGCTATTGTGA
- the GPR108 gene encoding protein GPR108 isoform X1, whose protein sequence is MAVSERRGLARRSPPEWGQLLLLLLLLGGCSGRIHRLALTGEKRADIQLNSFGFYTNGSLEVDLSLLRLGLQETEEKAPLVGFSLTRVRSGSVRSYSTRDPHDCPLWKNSSNLLVLFLIDTKDLRVQVRKYGEQKKLFISPGLLPEAPSEPGPSNPVYTVTPNVDSGATTTLDKTESKPTVSQGDQQGPSGKDKELILGLGHLNNSYNFSFHVVIGSQAEEGQYNLNFHNCYNSRPGQEQPFDITVMIREKNPEGFLSAAEIPLFKLYMVMSACFLAAGISWVSLLCRNTYNVFKIHWLMAALAFTKSISLLFHSINYYFINSQGHPLEGLAVMHYITHLLKGALLFITIALIGSGWAFVKYVLSDKEKKIFGIVIPLQVLANVAYIVIESREEGASDYRLWKETLFLVDLICCGAILFPVVWSIRHLQDASGTDGKVAVNLAKLKLFRHYYVMIICYVYFTRIIAILLRVAVPFQWQWLCQLLVEGSTLAFFVLTGYKFQPAGNNPYLQLPQEDEEDVQMEQLMTSSGFREGLSKVNKTASGRELL, encoded by the exons ATGGCGGTGAGCGAGAGGAGGGGGCTCGCCCGCCGGAGCCCCCCGGAGTGGGGGCAGCTGCTACTTCTGCTGCTGCTCTTGGGTGGCTGTTCTGGGCGCATCCACCGACTGGCGCTGACG GGGGAGAAGCGAGCAGACATCCAGCTGAATAGCTTCGGCTTCTACACCAATGGCTCCCTGGAGGTGGACCTGAGCCTCCTGCGTCTGGGCCTccaggagacagaagagaaggccCCGCTG GTGGGGTTCAGTCTGACTCGGGTTCGATCTGGCAGTGTTCGATCCTACTCA ACCCGGGACCCCCACGACTGTCCTCTCTGGAAAAACAGTAGCAACCTCCTGGTTCTCTTCCTCATCGACACCAAGGATCTGCG ggTCCAGGTGAGGAAGTATGGAGAGCAGAAGAAGCTGTTCATCTCTCCTGGGCTCCTCCCCGAAGCACCTTCTGAACCAGGGCCCTCAAATCCAGTGTACACAGTCACCCCTAATGTGGACAGCG GGGCCACCACTACGCTTGACAAGACCGAGTCGAAACCCACAGTGTCCCAGGGAGATCAGCAG GGCCCCAGTGGGAAGGACAAGGAACTGATCCTGGGTCTCGGGCATCTCAACAACTCCTACAACTTCAGC ttccACGTCGTGATCGGCTCTCAGGCGGAGGAAGGCCAGTACAACCTCAATTTCCACAACTGTTACAACTCCAGGCCGGGCCAGGAGCAGCCGTTTGACATCACG gtcaTGATCCGGGAGAAGAACCCTGAGGGCTTCCTGTCAGCGGCAGAAATTCCCCTTTTCAAGCTGTATATGGTCATGTCTGCCTGCTTCCTGGCTGCTGGCATCTCCTGGGTGTCCCTTCTCTGCAGGAACAC gtaCAACGTCTTCAAGATCCATTGGCTGATGGCAGCCCTGGCTTTCACCAAGAGCATCTCCCTCCTTTTCCACAGT ATCAACTATTACTTCATCAACAGCCAGGGTCACCCCCTCGAAGGCCTCGCTGTCATGCACTACATCACACACCT GCTGAAGGGCGCTCTCCTCTTCATCACCATCGCCTTGATCGGCTCTGGCTGGGCCTTTGTCAAGTACGTCCTgtcagacaaggaaaagaaaatctttgggatCGTGATTCCCCTGCAG GTCCTGGCCAACGTGGCCTACATCGTCATTGAGTCCCGTGAGGAGGGCGCGAGCGACTACAGGCTCTGGAAGGAGACCCTCTTCCTGGTGGACCTCATCTGCTGTGGCGCCATTCTCTTCCCTGTGGTCTG gTCTATCCGGCATCTCCAGGATGCATCAGGCACTGATGGAAAGG TGGCAGTGAACCTGGCCAAGCTGAAGCTGTTTCGGCATTACTATGTCATG ATCATCTGTTACGTCTATTTCACGAGGATCATCGCCATCCTGCTGCGGGTGGCCGTGCCCTTCCAGTGGCAGTGGCTGTGCCAG CTCTTGGTGGAAGGCTCCACTCTGGCCTTCTTCGTGCTCACTGGCTACAAGTTCCAGCCTGCAGGCAACAACCCATACCTGCAGCTGCCCcaggaggacgaggaggacgtGCAAATGGAGCAACT AATGACCAGTTCTGGGTTCCGGGAAGGCCTGTCCAAAGTCAACAAAACAGCCAGCGGGCGGGAGCTATTGTGA
- the GPR108 gene encoding protein GPR108 isoform X2 — MESRRSCSSLLGSSPKHLLNQGPQIQCTQSPLMWTAGPPLRLTRPSRNPQCPREISSTLSPQGPSGKDKELILGLGHLNNSYNFSFHVVIGSQAEEGQYNLNFHNCYNSRPGQEQPFDITVMIREKNPEGFLSAAEIPLFKLYMVMSACFLAAGISWVSLLCRNTYNVFKIHWLMAALAFTKSISLLFHSINYYFINSQGHPLEGLAVMHYITHLLKGALLFITIALIGSGWAFVKYVLSDKEKKIFGIVIPLQVLANVAYIVIESREEGASDYRLWKETLFLVDLICCGAILFPVVWSIRHLQDASGTDGKVAVNLAKLKLFRHYYVMIICYVYFTRIIAILLRVAVPFQWQWLCQLLVEGSTLAFFVLTGYKFQPAGNNPYLQLPQEDEEDVQMEQLMTSSGFREGLSKVNKTASGRELL; from the exons ATGGAGAGCAGAAGAAGCTGTTCATCTCTCCTGGGCTCCTCCCCGAAGCACCTTCTGAACCAGGGCCCTCAAATCCAGTGTACACAGTCACCCCTAATGTGGACAGCG GGGCCACCACTACGCTTGACAAGACCGAGTCGAAACCCACAGTGTCCCAGGGAGATCAGCAG CACTCTGTCCCCTCAGGGCCCCAGTGGGAAGGACAAGGAACTGATCCTGGGTCTCGGGCATCTCAACAACTCCTACAACTTCAGC ttccACGTCGTGATCGGCTCTCAGGCGGAGGAAGGCCAGTACAACCTCAATTTCCACAACTGTTACAACTCCAGGCCGGGCCAGGAGCAGCCGTTTGACATCACG gtcaTGATCCGGGAGAAGAACCCTGAGGGCTTCCTGTCAGCGGCAGAAATTCCCCTTTTCAAGCTGTATATGGTCATGTCTGCCTGCTTCCTGGCTGCTGGCATCTCCTGGGTGTCCCTTCTCTGCAGGAACAC gtaCAACGTCTTCAAGATCCATTGGCTGATGGCAGCCCTGGCTTTCACCAAGAGCATCTCCCTCCTTTTCCACAGT ATCAACTATTACTTCATCAACAGCCAGGGTCACCCCCTCGAAGGCCTCGCTGTCATGCACTACATCACACACCT GCTGAAGGGCGCTCTCCTCTTCATCACCATCGCCTTGATCGGCTCTGGCTGGGCCTTTGTCAAGTACGTCCTgtcagacaaggaaaagaaaatctttgggatCGTGATTCCCCTGCAG GTCCTGGCCAACGTGGCCTACATCGTCATTGAGTCCCGTGAGGAGGGCGCGAGCGACTACAGGCTCTGGAAGGAGACCCTCTTCCTGGTGGACCTCATCTGCTGTGGCGCCATTCTCTTCCCTGTGGTCTG gTCTATCCGGCATCTCCAGGATGCATCAGGCACTGATGGAAAGG TGGCAGTGAACCTGGCCAAGCTGAAGCTGTTTCGGCATTACTATGTCATG ATCATCTGTTACGTCTATTTCACGAGGATCATCGCCATCCTGCTGCGGGTGGCCGTGCCCTTCCAGTGGCAGTGGCTGTGCCAG CTCTTGGTGGAAGGCTCCACTCTGGCCTTCTTCGTGCTCACTGGCTACAAGTTCCAGCCTGCAGGCAACAACCCATACCTGCAGCTGCCCcaggaggacgaggaggacgtGCAAATGGAGCAACT AATGACCAGTTCTGGGTTCCGGGAAGGCCTGTCCAAAGTCAACAAAACAGCCAGCGGGCGGGAGCTATTGTGA